CAGGAACCCATGGGCGCCGGAGCGTTCTGAGTAGGCGAGGGCGGTCGATGTGCGTCCGGCTGTCTGCACCGCCGCGCCGCGCGCAGACGGCGGAGGCGAAACGGATGGCGATGACCTCGCCGCTTCGGTGCGTCCTCCCCCCGAAACAACCACCGTCGTATTCCTCGTTGCAGGCAAGTCACGGATCCTAGCATCAGCGGTAGCGCTGACGGATTTTTCGCCCAATTTTATATTGTGATTGTCCTATCGCAGGCAACTGAAACTTGCAAAACACATCCCAAACTGGATACTGAAGTCAATTTATACAAATAAATGGTAAGCCAATTATTTAAGTTAATTAGCATCGGGCTTATCCAAAACTATTCATAGTATGCAATGTTCCTCTAAACTGCAGTGGAAGTGGAAGGCCCTCCGAAGTTGTACCGAGTAAAGGAGTTCTGACTTGCTGTCGGCAGGGACAGGTCACGTCCTGCTAACATCCTGTTGATATGGAGCTTCATGTCAGTTGCAGTGTGCAACTTATGAAGTATGCCATCGGCGAACTGAAAATATGCCTTTCTTGCAGCTGCACTGGATATGAGGGTCAGGCAAACAATGGAGAATCCAGTTGCAAAACCCAGCAACGTATACATGTATGTCAGCGTATCAAAATGCTTCCACTTGTTTTTTCTTGGATAATGCTTGCTGTTGTTGGGTAAGCAGATTCTTGATAGTGGAGCCCCGCAAAGATTCGCATTTCCCAAGTAGGAATCTCCATAGAAAGTCAGAAATTGGCCTTGCAATGGTATCTTTCCCGAGAGGTCGTTGTAGGATAAGTTCAGATAACTCAAAGATGACACTGACGTCAAGCTCTGAGGAATTCAACCTGATAGATCATTCCATGAGAGGTCCAGTGATTCTAAATCTCTCATGCTTCCAATTTCATCAGGAATACTTCCTCCAATGAGATTCCTTGACAGATTCAAGCTTCATAAAGACGATAGAAATCCGATTTCACTTGGAATCTCACCAGTCAATTGGTTTGCTGAGAGATCAATGCTCGTTAAATATATATAGTAATACATTCTGAAAATCAATACTTGACCTTTGAGTGTTGCTTCTAAAGTATCCGTGTACACATAAAAGTAAGCACCTCCGACACCGTAAACCATGAATTCAAGAAAAGGAGACGTGTCCCAGATTTGACTGCTTAAGTGCAAGGCTGTTAAATTTCCCAGGACATGTGGTATCTGGCCATATAGTTTGTTGTTACTAAGATCCAAATACTGCAGAGCATGAAGTTGGGATAGTTCTTCAGGTATTTCACCAGAAAACTGATTAGAACCTAAACTCAGAAGTACCAGACTCTGTAGGCCATCACCTATCCATTTCGGTATGTTTCCAGACAAATTATTGTCACCAAGATCAAGAAACATCAGCCTGCTACATGACTGCAATGAGGTGGGCAATATCCCAGATAAGTTATTATTTCTGAGATGTAGTGTAACGAGGTTACTTAGAGATCCTATGGTGGATGGTATTTCTCCCCAGAAATTATTGCTTGAGAAGTCTATGGTATACAGGTTTGAGTTTGTACGCCAACAGTTCAGAAGCTCCCCTGAAAGACTGTTGTTAGATAGATCAATAACTAACATTGATACCATGTTGCATAGATCTGTTGGGATTCCTCCACTAAGAAAATTGTTTGAGAGAAGCAGGTAATATAATTCAACTTCCGCGAGGCTCTGTGGAAATGATCCAGACAGTAGTTGTGGGATAAATCCAACACTTGAACACCAATTGGCAAATCAGGAATACTTCCCTCAAGTTGATTATACCTCATATTCAGAGTTGTCAGCATTTTCAAATGCGCCAAACTTGCAGGCAATTTTCCACTTATGTTATTTGTTGATACATTTAAGCTAGTAATTGATGAAGAGAAGTTCCAGATCCAGTCAGGTAATACACCACTGATGCCTGCACTACCTAGATCAATCATCTCGATTCTAGTTTGTGATTGCAGCCAGGTTGGAAATTGTGGCCCTACCATGCAAGCATGCATTCCTAGCTCTCTGAGCTGAAAGGGGGGCACCCAGCCGTGCTTGATTACAATCTTCAAGGAATTCGATGACAAAACTAAAGTGTCCAATCTTGACAAATTGAGAAAGTGGAGTTCTGATAACGTGCCTTCAAATGAATTAAAGGATATATCCAAATGTGTCAGGTTTGATATCTTGCCCATGCTGGCTGGCACATCTCCAGATATTGAGTTCTTACTGAGATCAAGAACTCTTAAACTTGTCATTTGCTCAAGCCATCCAGATATATTTCCTTTTAATTTGTTGTCAGAAAGGTCTAGAATTTGCAAACGCTTTATGCAAGGTAAAAGATTCTTTGCTGTTTTCATGATATCTCCTGACAGAAGGTTTCGAGACAAATCAATGTGTACGAAGTTGCTCGGACTGCTTGCTGGTTGTGGTATTGCACCTTTCAACTTGTTGTCGGTTAGTGCAAGAAACTTAAGTGATGTCAGTTTTCCTAGCTCATCAGGAATCCTACCATAAAGCCCACAACTAGACAGGTCCAACTCTGAAATGGAAGATAGATTCCAAAGCCAATTTGGCAAGGAAGAACTAAGATTATTACTCTTGAGATCAAGTACTTTAAGGGTCGTGAAGTTCACCTGAGGAAGACAATTGAGGTTGGTGACAGGAAGGTATGCGTCATGCAACCGAATCACCTCGAGCAAAGGAAGCATATTCACAGCCTGCAGCCAATCCAAGGAGGCAGCAAGATATAACCAACTGAGGTCAAGATACCTCAGGGAAGTCAGTTTTGAAACCCAGTGGAAGTTACCGACAGTTATCATATGAGAACCGGATAGGTCAAGGTATCGGAGCCTTGTTAAATTACTGAGCTGAGGTGGGATTGGACCGCCAAAATTGGCACCCGAAAGATCAAGATATCTCAACATGTTGAAAGAGCCCATGAATTCAGGGATGTTCTCCCCGCTGAAGTCACTTTGGCTGAGGTTGAGGTATACCAAGTTGGTCAAACCAGCCAAAGATGGATTGATCTCACCTTGAAGAGCGTATCCGCCAAGGTCCAGCTGGACGACATGGCCAGTCTTCTTGCTACATCTGACACCGCTCTAGTCGCAGCAATTTTCACCTCTCCATGAACTTAACCTCTCATGAGGGTCCTTGATGCTGGCGTTGAAGGCAACCAGAGCATCCCTCTCCACTGCGATGCACACTGCTGTCTCCCTGGTGTTGAGTACCAGGCACCAGAGTGCCAGTACTGCGAACACTCTCTCCAGTAGAGGCCCCATGATTGTTGAAAAAAAGTGTCTAGAATAGGGGAGTTACTTCTTCGCTGTTGCTTGCTCTTATTTATTAGGAAATGGAGCCAGTGCAGGTGAAGACTTGGACCTCTAGTCTTGGTCCCAGTCTTCCAACGTCTTTTGGCGTTGATGTTAGGCGTAGTGACACTTTGGATTGCCTGATCCTTTTAGGCACTTTTTCGTTAAATGAAATGACTTAATGTGACCCATGCAATATGAATGATGTCGTTAGATTTGAACAGTTTTTCTTAGAGCTACTGCCCTTTTGTTTGGCCACAGCATTGCTACAGGTGTGAATTCTTCTTCTGTCATGGCGATGTATACAGAAAAACGGTAAGACAATTATTTAACTTATAATTAGCATCGGGCTTACCCAAAACTATTCGTACGATGCAACGTTCCTCTAAATTGCAGTGGAAGGCCCTCCGAAGTTGTAGCGAGTAATGGAGTTCTGACTTCCTGTAGGCATGGACAGGTCTCGTCCTGCTTACATCCTGTTGATATGGAGCTTCATGTCAGTTGCAGTGTGCAACTTATAGAGTATGCCATCGGCGAACTGAAAATATGCCTTTCTTGCAGCTGCACTGGATATGAGGGTCAAGCAAACAATGGAGAATCCAGTTGCAAAACCCAGCAAAGTATACATGTATGTCAGCGTATCAAAATGCTTCCACTTGTTTTTTCTTGGATAATGCTTGCTGTTGTTGGGTAAGCAGATTTTTTATAGTGGAACCCCACAAAGATTCACATTGCCGAAGTATGAATCTCCAGTCAAAGTCGGAATTTGGCCTTGCAATGGTATCTTTCGCGAGAGGTCGTTGTAGGATAAGTTCAGATAACTCAATGACGCTGACGTCAAGCTCTGAGGAATTGAACCTGATAGATCGTTCCATGAGAGATCCAGTGATTCTAAATAGTTCATGCTTCCAATTTCACCAGAAAActgcaccctgttcgcttgggcttttggcttataagccgtactttttcagccaacgaacggtactaaatcagccaacggtactttcagccatggcttatcagccaaacaagcccaaacgaacagggcgctgATTAGAACCTAAACTCAGAAGTACCAGACTCTGTAGGCCATCACCTATCCATTTTGGTATGTTTCCCGACAAATTATTATTGTGACCAAGATCAAGAAACATCAGCCTGCTACATGACTGCAATGAGGTGGGCAATATCCCAGATAAGTTATTCTTTCTGAGATGTAGTGTAACGAGGTTACTTAGAGATCCTATGGTGGATGGTATTTTTCCCCAGAAATTATTACTTGAGAAGTCTATGGTATACATGTTCAAGTTCTTACGCCAACTGTTCAGAAGCTCCCCTGAAAGACTACCGTTAGATAGATCAATAACTTCCATTGATACCATGTTGCATAGATCTGTTGGGATTCCTACACTAAGAAAATTATTTGAGAGCAGCAGGTAATATAATCCAATTTCTCCGAAGCTCTGTGGAAACGATGTAGACAAGTGGTTGTGGGATAAATCAAACACTTGAACACCAGTTGGCAAATCCAGAATACTTTTCTCAAGTTGATTATGACTCATATTCAGAGTTGTCAGCATTTTTAAATGCGCCAAACTTGCAGGCAACTTTCCTCTATGTAATTTGTTGATATTCTTTTGTGTTTGAatcaaagtttgatttttttacgTGTTTGTTTTTCAGTATCTCTTTCCAAACTCTTCCGTCAATTAAAAGTCTGAATAACCATTTGCTTAGTAGGCATTTGTTCTGAATGTCTAAATTCTCGATATCCAGACCACCTTATTTTTTGGTTGACATAAAATGACCCATTTGGCCAATCTGTATTTCTTTTGATCATTTTGCTAGATAATCTAGATCTAAAACGCTCCAACTTTTTGGAGTTTGCTATGTCCTTAACACAAATACTTGCATAGATTTTGCAGCCGGAAAGAAATGTTGCTCTAGATGTACAGTGTGTTACTCTTGCAGTATACAAAAAGGATGACTGTTGCAACAGAATGTTTTCACTCATCATCGAGACCTGGTATGTACAGTAAGTTGACGTCGAATACGACGGGGCTGCTAGGAGGTACTCTTGGCCTCCCTGGTGCTGAAGTAAGACCCTTAGGAAACGCTAACTGTTCATGATCAAGAAAAGGAAAATCATCATTGTTTTGTTCAAATCTTCAGAACAAGAAGATCTTTATCAGATTGCTACCTTGTCTACCTTCGTTTTCAACATATACAGTTGAGGTCATTTTTTTACTACCTACGTCCTAAAAAGGATGCAATTCTAGGTTTGGTCAGAGTCAAACTaacttaagtttgactaagttgATCGAAACTAGTATCACCATTTAAGACTCCAAATAGGTATATGATAAAAAGTACATTCCATGACAAATCTAATTATGCTTATTTAGTATGATAAGCATTAAtatctttttatataaatttagtcaaatttaagatagtttgattGAGCATTATTTTGAAATTGCTTCTTTTTTTttggggatggagggagtactacttACTGGACCAGGTATGTACAACCGACGTAgtcctccaaccttcattgacAAAATCCCTTCATCAAGCCCCTTAATCACCTGATGTTGACAAATAGATATGAGTTAGTAAACAAAAATAAAGCACATACTAAAACTTCTACTTGAGAGCTGAAAATTGTCTTCTCagtttctttcttgtttttgccaATGTGGCTTAGTCCACTGATGCATCGATAGACATGAAGCTGAGAACTCCAAACATTATCGATTTCATATTCAAATCAATTCATCCTTGAATCACTAGCTCCAATTTATAATATATTTCAGAACATGGACACCAACCGAACATGCAGAAAGTAATACCTGTCCTGATCCAACACGGAATATGTAGGGCTGACCTTTCTCCAGTGAACTGCACAAAGCAGCAAAGCACAATAAGAACTGGAATGGATTCATAAACAAAATGCTAAAAGAACAAATTCTAAGTTTGCAAGTCCTCCTGATATGTGAATAGGACATCAGGTACATTCATGTGTCTTTTGTCAATAAATTACTTGTAGACTGGACTAGCATTTGTTTCTATTTTCTTCTCGTAATAAAATTGCAGCCGCCCTTATAAAGAACTAGTGAAGGAAGTACAGATAACAAACAGCTCTTTAGCTGAATGTCACACATAATTGTCCAAATCTCACCTGTCGAAAATCTGCCCATTTGGCACCATAGCAACATAATTTGCAGCAACCTACATGGCAAGAAGTGAAACAAGCTGTGAGTATATGGCTAGATAAAAACAGCAGAGTACATTTGACATTTGACAATATAGTGATCACTTGAGCAACCTGGAAACCAATGGGTGGACTTGGCCCTTCGCCCACTTTGATATCCTTGTATTGTAGACCGGATTCTGTAGTTACCATAGGCACCTATAGATAACATTAGGTAGTTCATGTTCAGATTTAGCGTTCAAACTGCACGAAATGAAAGGCAGGTATCCAATTTTCTGAACCAGCACCTTGTTAATGCTATTTGTTTTCTAACCAGTCAACTGAAAAACTCCAAGAATAACACACGCTATAACTCAACCAGTCAACCTACATTTTCGAGCTCAGTTTCGCAGGAGGCATCGCAGAGCTTGGGCTTCTCCTCGGGCGGCAACCCGGCGGCGACGGCATCAAACGCTGCCAGCCCCAAGGCAGAAGCTCCCAGGGCCACTCCTAGCAACCCCCTCCGGGTACTGCTGCCACCACCGATCAAGAAATCGTCAGCCCCCCTGCATTGCGCCGCGCTTCTACCGGAGGCGGCCTTGCAGCAGCACGACACTTCTGAGCTCAGCGCCCTGCTCCtgaacgcgccgccgccgcgaagCCACGCCGTCGAGGCCGCCGCATGTCTCGGCCCTGTGGACAATAGTTACATTCATCAGGCACGGACGAGTGAGCTGAGATGGCAAGGAAAGAAGTGAGCTATAAGTGGGGGGTGAGCCAGGATACCTGAGGGGAGGAGGAGCGGCGAGGCAGAGCACGACGCTGCTGCAGCCATGGACAGCTGGAAGAGGAGAGGGCAGAGGAAGGCGGTGGGACACTGGGACGAGAAGGGAAGAGGAGGTCTCAAAAGTGGATAGAGAGTTGCGGTCTCCACCACTCGCTGCCTGCCTACTGCCAAGCGTGGCGACCAGAATCTGGCGTTGGTCTCCGTCCGTGCCCGTGCCAGTGCCAACACAACTGACTCTGATATCAGCCTAAAGCTGAATTCCTGCTCCCTCCGTCTGAGTATCATTTTCATTTACTGAATAGTATATAAGAATAATTAGTATCTTCGGATGAAtcgttaaatatatttttatataaacttatttaaagatataaatattattaatatttaaaAAACTAGTTAAATTTAAAAAAGTTTACCAATACGAATACTATAGTAACACTTTGTTTTTACGGAGAGAGTAGAGGTTAGGTACTTAGAGGCCTTCTCGACAATCACGGTGTATCTATCTTACTGTCACTACTTGGCATCtaaaaaagttgaaaacatgttgaGGGTCACCCAGCTTTTACTTTGCTCCGGAAATCCTCTTATTAGCTTAAGCACAAGAAACATATTTAGAAGGGAAAAAACACATATGCACTGAGCAAACCCTGAAAAAAACATATGGAAGAAACGGAATTCGCGGTGCTTTAGGTAGTCCTCAACTGCGGTGCAGGGCCTGCTGCAGATCATCAAGACTGAAGCCAGCCAATGGATTCACGCGGGGGTTGTTGTCCTAGGTAGCTTAGCAACCGGGTAGTCTCATCGGGAGTTAGCGGCCTCTGTTGTTCAACGGCAGATTGCTAATCAGTTGTACAAAAAAATTTTTGCACCGAGGGTTCAAATCCCTCTCTTTCCGCCCCCTCACATTATTTGGGACTTTCGAATTGCGGAGTTTTTCATAAATAAATGTACGAAATAAATCCAATTTTAATTTATAAGAAAAAACtcctttttttttggatttttacTCCTCACGCCCAGGATTACGTCCTGGGTCATTACATATGAATCCAAAGATAAAGTGGGAAACAAAGAATATCACTACTGAATAGACAAAAAGTTTGAGAGTAAGCATTACATAATCTTCAAAAAAGATTTTGTTAAGGAATAGATTACCCATTTTCCCTTACCACACGGGTCCACTAGGATGGGTTTTCCCGCCGCCAAGTAGCAGCTTACGTTGTAACGGCTGACATGGCTGGTTGTCTGTAAAACTCTCTTCTTCCTTAGTACAGTGATATACAATGCTCTTGTGTATTCGAGAAAAATGCAAACCCTGAAACACCTCTTCCTTCACTGCATATCCACTGCAAGCTGCTAGAATGACGCCACAATCTTTCAAGATTTCAAGCTTTGGAATTGATAACACAACTTAACCAACCATTTTTCCTCGACATCTTATCCTCCTTTGCTGGTGCATTCGGGCAGAAAGAAATGATCTTATCTTTAAAGGAATTCAACCTAACGTTGCGAAGTGCAAGTCAAACCTTTTCAAGGAATTGGCTCTGTTGTTGCATAGGGTCAAGAGAAAATTAGCCTTTTTTATTCTCATGGATAGAAAGCTTTTTGTACTTCTTCTTATCTTTTTTTTAATCCTTTTTTTGTCTCTAGAATATTTTCTCATGTTTTTCCTCCTCTTGCTCTCCCTATTTTTTGTAtttatgtatttatttgtatCACTTTAtcttttaattaatttatttagcAGGGGCTTTGCCCCTCGTGTTCCTTAAAAAAGTTGTGGACTTTTTACTAAGGTCAGGTTTGGTACGGCTCCAGCTCCTTACTGTAGTGCACTAAGGAGCTGGTGAAATAAAAAATACTTACTTCATCGGCTGCTAATGTATTTTGAGAGAAAAGGTAAAAACAGCTTGCACAAAAGTACTAGAGCCACATGGAGCTCTACCAATGCAAATAGGGCCTAAGTCTCATGATACGCACTAGGGAAAAATATAACTCTAAAGGTTTACATAAAAATTAGAAACATCCTACTATTAGTAATTCGTTAGACTCACATTAAATATATTGTGTTTGTGAATAATTACCAATATTCAACATTATATTAAAAATTAAAGTAACAACCTATATCTATATCTAAATAACCCACATATAccattatgaaatgaagaaattacCTAAACGTCAGTTTATTTGGTTATCGAACATAGGCCAATACAACTTGGAGAGTAATTGAACTTTTTTTTATTGAAAATAGCATAAATTAACTCCTAATTTGCATATAAAAACCTAAGTCTGTCATTATAAAAATATCCTAAAACACCCCTATATAAGTTTTTTAAAAACTAAGTCAACGCACACATGTGTGATGCATATCATCATGCAAAtcatgtatatatgtatgtagaATGTCTTGAAAATGTTGATTTATGTGTCAAACACATATCTAGAGCTAAGGTTTAACTGAACACATGTCAAACACATAAGCAGACACGATGCAAATGAGAAAATAACTTTCAATGGGAATGAAAACTATATAAACTTATAAAGTATTTGGTAACTCAAAATCTATAACAACGAATAAAGAAAAAAAGATTATATTAGTGTTATAGTTATCAACTAAGATCTATCATCACAGGATAAAAATAAGAAAGTATATCTCTAGATGAGTATTATGGTAGAATATGTGTAAATATGAGAGAGTAATGATAACCAATTTTGATTAGACGTGATCATAAATTTATCCATGGATTTTAACACTCATGCCTCCTAAAATCACTGGCTTGTGCCGCAGCATGGGTCGGTGGAATACTAACCAAAAATGTTAGTGGCAATTATGAAATTTCGAACGCAGAGAATCCTCCAAGGAAAACTCAAAACACAAGGTTAATTTTTATGAAAAAAAAAGATCAACACCAAGAGACTCTTTATATACTTCATAATttataggaatagagattttgatgaaaaaatACTCTCTAACAACCTCTTTAAATGGAACTcgaaatatagacatcatctattctggatttctcgctagttgatggctctctagagtgcgcatatagaaaagttgttgaatggaataaaaatataaaaaacagtTTTCACTCAAATAACTTTCCAAATGATGATTTGTATTATAGAGTAAATTTTAAAAAGAACCTAGGAGACGCTCTTAGCAATACCAGAATAGGAACGGAAAGATAATCAAAACAGACGCTTGTTGCCCAAGTTTTCTCCTTGACATGTTCAGAGAAACATTTATACAGTGTTATAAGCAAGAGAGTGGCCACAGCACAGCAATGTCTACTCCCTCACCACAACATTCTGCAAGTTCAACTCGCATTATCACACGCTGATTAAGGCGCACATCCTTACATTGCACTATTCATCTTCGTAACTTAACTTATCTGCAGTTCTGCACAAACAAAGGAGCTGAGCAAGAACACAGAAGGCTGTGCAGTGTAGCTCACGCTGAAGAAGAGCCGGAGCCGGACGGCCGGTCACCGCAGTATCCCGTTCTTCCAGTAGTAGAGCATGGCGACGACGAACAGCGTGGCCGCGCCGGCGAGCGTGCCGCCGACGGCCTCCCAGAAGACGTTGAAGTCGGTGATCCTGTAGAGCGCGATGTGGATGTTCATGCCGAAGACGGCggtgacgacgacggcgctggtgATCAGCAGCGTGACCGTGGACAACACCACCCCCATCTGCAGCAGCTGGTTCTGCTTGTCGTCCAGCATGATGTTGATGTAGTCCTCCGTGTCCTCCACGTACTCCCGCTGCTTCAAGTATTTCAATACAAACCAATCCATGAATGAACCAAGAAATTAAGCGTTTCTTCAGCGCACGGCATGGATTGAAATTGAACGCATCGGCGGGGCAGGAGAATGGACGTACAGCTGAGAGCTTGTTCAGGGTGCCGTCGATCTGCACGAAGTAGGCCTCCAGCAAGTTCTCCAGCTCGTCGATCTTCGGCATGAAGGCCATGGATCCTTGCTCTGCTTCTGTTTCGTCGTCATCCCTGCGCGCGCGTTCATCATGAAAAACAATGTCTTAGCTTGGATTAATAACGACTTTGTGGATGGAAGGAAACGATAGCTTCTGCTGGAGGTGTTCAGTGTTCACTGATCAGAAATTGAGAATTCAGTACCCATCTTCATCGATTTCGACGAGTTCTGTCCCGATGTCGAATCTGGACGACTGACTAGCTGCTTGGAATGCGGCCTTCTCCGATAGGTGCATCGCTGCCATGTCAGCATCGTCGTCTAGCAGATGTTCGAGTTCATCCCTGACCTGTGGTAATGAAATCATAAAACACCTAAATGCTCTCTCATAGCATAATCGTCCGGTAGCTTATTACCTTATGAACTCCCCCAGAAATGGCAACTAATCGGCACTTTATTTGCCGTACGTGCT
This DNA window, taken from Miscanthus floridulus cultivar M001 chromosome 13, ASM1932011v1, whole genome shotgun sequence, encodes the following:
- the LOC136501650 gene encoding peptidyl-prolyl cis-trans isomerase FKBP16-3, chloroplastic-like, yielding MAAAASCSASPLLLPSGPRHAAASTAWLRGGGAFRSRALSSEVSCCCKAASGRSAAQCRGADDFLIGGGSSTRRGLLGVALGASALGLAAFDAVAAGLPPEEKPKLCDASCETELENVPMVTTESGLQYKDIKVGEGPSPPIGFQVAANYVAMVPNGQIFDSSLEKGQPYIFRVGSGQVIKGLDEGILSMKVGGLRRLYIPGPLAFPKGLTSAPGRPRVPPSSPVVFDVNLLYIPGLDDE
- the LOC136501257 gene encoding putative magnesium transporter MRS2-D isoform X1, which translates into the protein MATATAMPPRRRHAATGAAAGEWAAVSTSGEWRSEAIGKHQLVRRTGLSARDLRALDPALSYPSSVMGRDRAIVVNLDRVRAVITASEALVPGPRDPSVAPLVAELRARLAAASPAPPRAVSDGEAGKDGGVSPPRGGGGKVLPFEFRALEVCLEYACKSLEHETSMLEKEAYPALDALTSRVSTLNLEHVRQIKCRLVAISGGVHKVRDELEHLLDDDADMAAMHLSEKAAFQAASQSSRFDIGTELVEIDEDGDDDETEAEQGSMAFMPKIDELENLLEAYFVQIDGTLNKLSAQREYVEDTEDYINIMLDDKQNQLLQMGVVLSTVTLLITSAVVVTAVFGMNIHIALYRITDFNVFWEAVGGTLAGAATLFVVAMLYYWKNGILR
- the LOC136501257 gene encoding putative magnesium transporter MRS2-D isoform X2; its protein translation is MATATAMPPRRRHAATGAAAGEWAAVSTSGEWRSEAIGKHQLVRRTGLSARDLRALDPALSYPSSVMGRDRAIVVNLDRVRAVITASEALVPGPRDPSVAPLVAELRARLAAASPAPPRAVSDGEAGKDGGVSPPRGGGGKVLPFEFRALEVCLEYACKSLEHETSMLEKEAYPALDALTSRVSTLNLEHVRQIKCRLVAISGGVHKVRDELEHLLDDDADMAAMHLSEKAAFQAASQSSRFDIGTELVEIDEDGDDDETEAEQGSMAFMPKIDELENLLEAYFVQIDGTLNKLSAREYVEDTEDYINIMLDDKQNQLLQMGVVLSTVTLLITSAVVVTAVFGMNIHIALYRITDFNVFWEAVGGTLAGAATLFVVAMLYYWKNGILR